One stretch of Segatella copri DNA includes these proteins:
- the galK gene encoding galactokinase gives MDIEKVRSRFIKHFDGKTGNIYMSPGRINLIGEHTDYNGGFVFPGAVDKGIMAEIRPNGTDTVMLYSIDLKDRVEFKVNDPEGPRASWARYIYGVCQEMKALGVDVKGFNAAFYGDVPLGAGMSSSAALESCFAFALNDLFGDNKVSKWDLVLAGQATEHKYVGVNCGIMDQFASVFGKEGKLMRLDCNSREFEYFPFEPKGYKLCLVNSKVKHELAGSPYNDRRNSCENVVKHIAAKHPEAKFETLRDCTWEQLEEVRAEVGEEDYSRAHFVLGEKDRVLAVCDALEKGDYETVGQKMYETHHGLSKEYEVSCEELDFLNDIAKENGVTGSRIMGGGFGGCTINLVKDDIYDKFVEDVTAKFTAKYGHAPEIYPVIISEGSHKVC, from the coding sequence ATGGATATTGAAAAAGTAAGAAGCCGATTCATCAAGCATTTCGATGGTAAAACAGGTAACATCTACATGTCACCAGGTCGTATTAACTTGATTGGCGAGCATACCGACTATAATGGTGGATTTGTTTTCCCAGGTGCAGTAGATAAGGGTATTATGGCAGAAATCCGTCCTAACGGAACAGATACCGTCATGCTCTACTCTATCGACTTGAAGGACCGTGTAGAATTCAAGGTTAATGATCCTGAAGGTCCTCGCGCTTCATGGGCGCGTTACATCTATGGTGTTTGCCAGGAGATGAAGGCATTGGGGGTTGACGTAAAGGGTTTCAATGCAGCATTCTATGGTGATGTGCCTCTCGGTGCAGGTATGTCTTCTTCAGCTGCTCTTGAAAGCTGTTTTGCTTTTGCTTTGAACGACCTTTTTGGTGACAACAAGGTTTCTAAATGGGATCTCGTTCTCGCAGGTCAGGCTACTGAGCACAAGTATGTAGGTGTTAACTGCGGTATCATGGACCAGTTTGCTTCTGTTTTCGGCAAGGAAGGTAAGTTGATGCGCCTCGATTGCAACAGCCGCGAATTTGAATACTTCCCATTCGAGCCTAAGGGCTATAAACTCTGCCTGGTAAACTCTAAGGTAAAGCACGAGCTGGCAGGTTCTCCATACAACGACCGCCGCAACTCTTGCGAAAATGTTGTTAAGCACATTGCAGCAAAGCATCCAGAGGCTAAGTTCGAAACTCTCCGTGATTGCACATGGGAGCAGTTGGAAGAGGTTCGCGCTGAGGTAGGCGAAGAGGATTACAGCCGCGCTCACTTCGTATTGGGCGAGAAGGACCGCGTTTTGGCTGTCTGCGATGCTCTTGAGAAGGGCGACTACGAGACAGTAGGTCAGAAGATGTACGAGACTCACCACGGCTTGAGCAAGGAATACGAGGTAAGCTGCGAGGAACTCGACTTCTTAAACGATATTGCTAAGGAGAACGGTGTTACTGGTAGCCGTATCATGGGCGGTGGCTTCGGTGGCTGCACTATCAACCTGGTAAAGGACGATATCTACGACAAGTTCGTTGAGGACGTTACAGCTAAGTTCACAGCCAAATATGGTCATGCTCCAGAGATTTACCCTGTAATCATCTCTGAGGGTTCTCACAAGGTTTGCTAA
- a CDS encoding aldose epimerase family protein encodes MSTFKTLFMGVGFAAIATLSACSSSNNASLTQSGLNPADFDSTVLGKKTELVTLKNANGMEVCLTNYGGRVVSISVPDKNGKPTDVVLGYDNIHQYADTLNSPSDYGSSVGRYANRIKDAKLSLAGSTYQLKANDNGNCLHGGGATGWLNQVYDITEKNDSSVTFTINAKDGENGFPGNVTATAKYTVKSDNTLDIEFGATTDKETVVNMTNHSYFNLNGDPSKEGFDQVMYINADKFTPADSLYIPTGEIKSVDGTPMDFRKPAEIGKKVDYNFDQIKNATGYDHNWCLNTYKNGKGDDKTVCASLYSPKSGILLEVFTNEPGIQVYTGNFQGTGIACKHGIKYPKHVSVCFESQKYPDSPTKIAQGVKDWTDATLKPGEKYYSHLAYKFSVKK; translated from the coding sequence ATGAGTACATTTAAGACCCTATTTATGGGAGTTGGTTTTGCGGCTATCGCTACCCTCTCAGCTTGTTCATCAAGCAACAATGCAAGTCTCACACAATCTGGTTTGAATCCAGCAGATTTCGATTCAACAGTATTGGGCAAGAAGACTGAGTTAGTAACTCTCAAGAATGCAAACGGCATGGAAGTTTGCCTCACCAATTATGGTGGACGTGTAGTTTCCATTTCCGTTCCTGATAAGAACGGAAAGCCAACGGATGTGGTTCTGGGTTACGACAACATACACCAGTATGCTGACACACTTAACTCTCCTTCGGATTATGGTTCTTCTGTAGGACGTTATGCCAACCGTATCAAGGATGCTAAACTTTCACTTGCTGGTTCAACATACCAGTTGAAGGCAAATGATAACGGCAACTGCCTGCATGGTGGTGGTGCTACAGGATGGTTGAACCAGGTTTACGACATTACAGAGAAGAACGACTCATCCGTTACCTTCACTATCAATGCGAAGGATGGCGAGAATGGATTCCCTGGCAACGTAACAGCAACAGCTAAGTATACCGTCAAGAGTGACAACACACTCGACATCGAGTTTGGCGCCACAACAGACAAAGAGACCGTTGTCAACATGACCAACCACAGTTACTTCAACTTGAATGGCGATCCATCTAAGGAAGGTTTCGATCAGGTAATGTACATCAATGCAGATAAGTTTACTCCTGCAGATTCACTTTACATCCCAACTGGTGAAATCAAGAGTGTCGATGGAACCCCTATGGATTTCCGAAAACCTGCAGAAATCGGCAAGAAGGTAGATTATAACTTTGACCAGATTAAGAATGCCACAGGTTACGACCACAACTGGTGTTTGAACACATATAAGAATGGTAAGGGCGATGACAAAACAGTTTGCGCAAGCCTCTACTCACCAAAGAGCGGTATCCTTCTTGAAGTATTTACAAACGAGCCTGGTATTCAGGTCTACACTGGTAACTTCCAAGGTACAGGTATTGCCTGCAAGCATGGCATCAAGTATCCTAAACACGTAAGCGTTTGCTTCGAGAGCCAGAAATATCCTGATTCTCCAACCAAGATTGCTCAGGGGGTAAAGGATTGGACAGATGCCACATTGAAGCCAGGAGAGAAATACTATTCTCACCTCGCTTACAAATTCAGCGTTAAAAAATAA
- a CDS encoding L-ribulose-5-phosphate 4-epimerase: MLEELKEKVFKANLDLVKHNLVLFTWGNVSGIDREKGLVVIKPSGVDYDTMKASDMVVVDLETGKVVEGDLNPSSDTPTHLVLYRAFPELGGVVHTHSTYATAWAQAGLDIPNIGTTHADYFHDCIPCTDAMTEDMMAEYEHNTGVVIVDRFKKDNINPVHTPGVLVKNHGPFTWGKDADQAVYHAVVAEQVAKMAFISFSVNPNTTMNPLLVEKHFNRKHGPNAYYGQKKH; this comes from the coding sequence ATGTTAGAAGAATTAAAAGAAAAAGTGTTCAAGGCAAACCTTGATCTCGTTAAGCACAACCTCGTGCTCTTTACATGGGGTAATGTAAGTGGTATTGACCGCGAGAAAGGTCTGGTTGTCATCAAACCATCAGGCGTCGATTATGACACCATGAAGGCTAGCGATATGGTAGTGGTAGACTTGGAAACAGGTAAGGTAGTAGAAGGCGATCTGAATCCATCATCTGATACTCCAACCCACTTGGTTCTCTACCGCGCATTCCCAGAGTTGGGTGGCGTAGTTCATACTCACTCTACTTATGCTACCGCTTGGGCACAGGCTGGCTTAGACATCCCTAACATTGGTACAACTCATGCTGATTACTTCCACGATTGCATCCCTTGCACTGATGCTATGACAGAGGATATGATGGCAGAATATGAGCACAACACAGGTGTTGTCATCGTTGACCGTTTCAAGAAAGATAACATCAACCCAGTTCATACTCCTGGCGTATTGGTTAAGAACCATGGTCCTTTTACATGGGGTAAGGATGCAGACCAGGCTGTTTATCACGCAGTAGTAGCTGAACAGGTAGCAAAGATGGCTTTCATCTCATTCTCTGTGAATCCAAACACCACCATGAACCCATTGCTCGTAGAGAAGCACTTCAACCGCAAGCACGGTCCTAACGCTTACTACGGACAGAAAAAGCACTAA
- a CDS encoding xylulokinase: MSAKTIIESGKAILGIEFGSTRIKAVLIDTDNNPIAQGSFEWENQLVDGLWTYSIDTIWKGLQDCYADLRKNVKAEYDCEIKQLAAIGISAMMHGYMAFGKDENILVPFRTWRNTNTAKAAAELSELFHFNIPLRWSISHVYQAILNGEDHINKINFLTTLAGYIHWQLTGKKVLGVGDASGMLPIDSNTNNYDAEMVAKFDKLIEPKNLGWKILDILPEVLNAGEDAGVLTEEGAKKLDPSGTLQAGTPLCPPEGDAGTGMVATNAVRQRTGNVSAGTSSFSMIVLEKALSQPYEVIDMVTTPDGSPVAMVHCNNCTSDLNAWVGLFKQYQELLGVPVDMNEVFGKLYNHALEGDADCGGLIAYNYISGEPVTGLAEGRPMFVRSANDHFNLANFMRANLYASVAVLKIGNDVLFKDEKVQVDRITGHGGLFKTKGVGQRILAAAINSPISVMETAGEGGAWGIALLAGYLVNNEEKLSLADYLDKKVFAGNTGVEIAPTAEDVAGFDKYIETYKAGLAIEKAAVENKK, encoded by the coding sequence ATGAGCGCAAAAACTATTATAGAATCCGGTAAGGCCATTCTCGGTATCGAGTTTGGATCTACCCGAATCAAGGCTGTCTTGATCGACACCGACAACAACCCTATCGCACAGGGTAGCTTTGAGTGGGAAAACCAGTTGGTTGATGGTCTCTGGACTTACAGCATCGACACAATTTGGAAAGGTTTGCAGGATTGTTATGCCGACCTCCGCAAGAACGTGAAGGCTGAATACGACTGCGAAATCAAGCAGTTGGCTGCCATCGGTATTTCTGCGATGATGCACGGCTACATGGCTTTCGGTAAGGATGAGAACATTCTCGTTCCTTTCCGCACATGGCGTAACACCAATACAGCCAAGGCTGCAGCTGAACTTTCAGAGCTCTTCCACTTCAACATCCCATTGCGTTGGAGTATCTCTCACGTATATCAGGCTATCCTGAATGGTGAGGACCACATTAACAAGATTAACTTCCTTACCACTCTCGCCGGTTATATCCACTGGCAGCTCACAGGCAAGAAGGTTTTGGGCGTAGGCGATGCATCAGGTATGCTCCCTATCGACTCTAACACCAACAACTACGATGCAGAGATGGTAGCTAAGTTCGATAAGCTCATCGAGCCTAAGAACCTGGGCTGGAAGATTCTCGACATTCTCCCTGAGGTACTGAACGCAGGCGAAGATGCTGGCGTATTGACCGAGGAAGGTGCAAAGAAGCTCGACCCATCTGGCACACTCCAGGCAGGCACCCCACTCTGTCCTCCAGAAGGTGATGCAGGTACTGGTATGGTAGCTACCAACGCTGTACGTCAGCGCACAGGTAACGTCAGTGCAGGTACATCTTCTTTCTCTATGATTGTATTGGAGAAAGCCTTGAGCCAACCTTACGAAGTCATTGATATGGTGACTACTCCAGACGGCAGTCCTGTAGCAATGGTTCACTGCAACAACTGTACTTCCGACCTCAATGCATGGGTAGGTTTGTTCAAGCAGTATCAGGAGTTGCTCGGTGTTCCAGTAGATATGAACGAGGTATTCGGCAAGCTCTACAACCACGCTCTTGAAGGCGATGCTGATTGCGGAGGATTGATTGCTTACAACTATATCTCTGGTGAGCCTGTAACAGGTCTCGCAGAAGGTCGCCCTATGTTCGTACGTTCTGCCAACGACCACTTCAACCTTGCCAACTTCATGCGTGCCAACCTCTATGCTTCAGTAGCTGTATTGAAGATTGGTAACGATGTATTGTTCAAGGACGAGAAGGTACAGGTAGATCGCATCACAGGTCATGGCGGTTTGTTCAAGACCAAGGGTGTAGGTCAGCGCATCCTCGCTGCAGCCATTAACTCCCCTATCTCTGTCATGGAGACAGCAGGCGAAGGTGGTGCATGGGGTATCGCCCTGCTCGCAGGTTATCTCGTTAACAACGAAGAGAAGTTGAGCCTGGCAGATTATCTCGACAAGAAGGTATTTGCAGGCAATACTGGTGTAGAGATTGCACCTACTGCCGAAGATGTAGCCGGTTTTGATAAATATATTGAAACCTACAAGGCTGGTCTTGCTATCGAAAAGGCAGCAGTTGAGAACAAAAAGTAA
- a CDS encoding sodium:solute symporter gives MNWNSTEFVWLDWAVLAIGVIGVIWAVWHAIVKDRKAQKGEDSSAYLFGKGEPWYVIGMAIFAANIGSEHLVGLAGTGAKSGVGMAHWEMQGWMILILGWLFVPFYQLLINKMGKIITMPDFLKFRYTQRTGSWLSIITLVAYILTKVSVTALTGGIFFEYLWGLNFWVGAIGLIILTTIFTVFGGMKGVMTLSTIQTPILVIGSFLVLFLGLSTLGGGSISAGWADMMDYCGKLNNGYGTTHMFHWEAGDSMYQEYPGFVVFIGATIIGFWYWCTDQHIVQRVLGQVPGESNVEVMKRARRGTIAAGFFKVLPCFMFLIPGMIAAALAQKGAIQMNETDAAFAIMVKTVLPAGIKGIVTIGFICALVASLAAFFNSCATLFTEDFYKPLKKGMSEAHYVLVGRIATIVVVVLGFAWLPIMMKMDTLYNYLQGIQSLLAPAMVAVFAMGIFFKKITPKAGEYTMITGFLIGMLRLVTNVITDTGKATMDGAFWDYTAWFWQTNWLVFECWLLVFLIIFMVVVSCFTPAPSKEQVEAITFTSDFKKSIRESWGAFDIIGTLVVIGLCAAFYAYFW, from the coding sequence ATGAATTGGAATTCAACAGAATTCGTATGGCTTGATTGGGCTGTACTCGCCATTGGTGTAATAGGCGTAATTTGGGCTGTCTGGCACGCAATCGTGAAAGACAGAAAGGCTCAGAAAGGTGAAGACTCTTCTGCCTACCTCTTCGGTAAGGGTGAGCCATGGTATGTAATCGGTATGGCTATCTTTGCTGCCAACATTGGTTCTGAGCACCTCGTTGGTTTGGCTGGTACAGGTGCCAAGAGTGGTGTCGGTATGGCACACTGGGAGATGCAGGGTTGGATGATCCTCATCCTCGGTTGGTTGTTCGTACCTTTCTATCAGTTGCTCATCAACAAGATGGGTAAAATCATCACCATGCCAGACTTCCTGAAGTTCCGCTATACCCAGCGCACAGGTTCATGGCTCTCTATCATCACCCTCGTAGCTTACATCCTTACTAAGGTGAGCGTTACAGCCCTTACAGGTGGTATCTTCTTCGAATATCTTTGGGGCTTGAACTTTTGGGTTGGCGCTATCGGTTTGATTATCCTCACCACCATCTTCACCGTATTCGGTGGTATGAAGGGCGTGATGACATTGTCAACCATCCAGACTCCTATCCTCGTCATCGGTTCTTTCCTCGTACTCTTCCTCGGTCTCTCTACCCTCGGCGGTGGCAGCATCTCTGCAGGTTGGGCCGACATGATGGATTACTGCGGCAAGTTGAACAACGGTTATGGTACAACTCACATGTTCCACTGGGAGGCAGGTGACTCTATGTATCAGGAGTATCCTGGTTTCGTAGTATTCATCGGTGCAACCATCATTGGTTTCTGGTACTGGTGTACTGACCAGCACATCGTTCAGCGTGTATTGGGTCAGGTTCCTGGCGAGAGCAACGTAGAGGTTATGAAGCGTGCCCGCCGCGGTACTATCGCAGCCGGTTTCTTCAAGGTACTCCCTTGCTTCATGTTCCTGATTCCAGGTATGATTGCAGCAGCCTTGGCTCAGAAGGGTGCCATCCAGATGAACGAGACTGATGCAGCCTTCGCCATCATGGTAAAGACCGTTCTTCCTGCAGGTATCAAGGGTATCGTAACCATCGGTTTCATCTGCGCACTCGTTGCTTCATTGGCAGCATTCTTCAATAGCTGTGCTACCCTCTTCACCGAGGACTTCTACAAGCCATTGAAGAAGGGCATGTCTGAGGCTCACTACGTACTCGTTGGCCGTATCGCTACCATTGTAGTTGTAGTTCTCGGTTTCGCATGGTTGCCAATCATGATGAAGATGGATACTTTGTACAACTATCTCCAGGGTATCCAGTCACTTCTGGCTCCAGCCATGGTAGCCGTATTTGCAATGGGTATCTTCTTCAAGAAGATTACTCCAAAGGCAGGTGAATACACCATGATTACCGGTTTCCTCATCGGTATGCTCCGCCTCGTTACCAACGTTATTACTGACACAGGTAAGGCAACAATGGATGGTGCATTCTGGGATTACACCGCATGGTTCTGGCAGACCAACTGGCTCGTATTCGAGTGCTGGTTGCTCGTATTCCTCATCATCTTCATGGTAGTAGTAAGCTGCTTCACTCCAGCTCCAAGCAAGGAGCAGGTAGAGGCAATCACCTTCACATCTGACTTCAAGAAGTCTATCCGTGAGAGTTGGGGTGCCTTCGATATTATCGGTACCCTCGTAGTAATCGGCCTCTGCGCAGCATTCTACGCATACTTCTGGTAA
- a CDS encoding NUDIX hydrolase, with protein MTQFYNEYSKVLVSVDCIIFGFDGSNLQVLIGKRKMDPGRGEWSLYGGFVGATENLEDAANRVILELTGMKNLYIRQVGAFGRIDRDPGERVISIAYCTLINVKDYDDSLRVEHGLEWVSLNELPELYSDHKLMIRNAIAQIRRRINHEPLSFKLLPDLFTLTQLQHVFEAVIGEEIDKRNFRKRVKDIDFIEKTELIDKVNSKRGAALYRFNKKAYEEDPSFNLK; from the coding sequence ATGACCCAGTTTTATAATGAATACTCCAAAGTATTAGTATCCGTCGATTGTATCATTTTCGGTTTCGACGGTAGTAACCTCCAGGTACTGATAGGCAAACGCAAGATGGACCCGGGAAGAGGCGAATGGTCACTCTATGGTGGTTTCGTTGGCGCAACAGAAAATCTCGAAGATGCAGCTAACAGAGTCATCCTGGAACTTACTGGAATGAAAAACCTCTATATAAGACAAGTAGGAGCTTTCGGCCGCATCGACCGTGACCCAGGTGAGCGAGTTATCTCTATCGCCTATTGCACTCTCATCAATGTGAAAGACTATGATGACAGCCTCCGTGTAGAACACGGATTGGAATGGGTTAGTCTGAACGAACTTCCAGAACTTTACTCAGACCACAAACTCATGATCCGCAACGCTATCGCACAGATACGCCGCCGCATCAATCATGAGCCATTAAGCTTCAAACTCCTCCCAGACCTCTTTACGCTGACACAGCTTCAGCATGTATTCGAGGCAGTAATAGGCGAAGAGATTGATAAGCGCAACTTCCGCAAACGCGTGAAGGATATCGACTTCATCGAGAAAACAGAACTCATCGATAAAGTCAACTCGAAACGAGGCGCCGCCCTCTACCGCTTCAACAAGAAAGCATACGAGGAAGACCCATCGTTCAACTTGAAATAG
- a CDS encoding MFS transporter, translating into MENQSKNGNIIAIITMMFLYAMISFVTNLAAPIGVIWKNVFADSGSANMIGMLGNAMNFLAYLFMGIPAGKLLTKIGYKKTALTGIATGFVGVLIQFLSGKFGADISGFAVYLFGAFISGFAVCILNTVVNPMLNLIGGGGNRGNQLNLIGGTLNSLSGTLTPMLVGALIGTVTANTKMVDVNLVLYIALAVFAAAFVILNFIPIQDPEMGKTTDKTVFEHSPWAFRHFNLGVIAIFVYVGVEVGIPGTLNFYISDTTANGGGFINGTALANAAAIGGFVAGTYWLLMLVGRLCSSFIADKVSSRMMMMIANGAGMIFIVLAVLLGKSTTVEMPVFTGTSFQMVTVPIAAMFLVLCGLCTSIMWSSIFNLATEGLGKYTAQASGIFMMMVVGGGLMPLVQNFIADNAGYMASYIVPLICMAYMFFYAVAGCKNINKDIPVD; encoded by the coding sequence ATGGAAAACCAAAGTAAAAATGGCAATATCATCGCCATTATCACGATGATGTTCCTCTACGCCATGATTTCGTTCGTAACGAATTTGGCTGCTCCTATCGGAGTTATTTGGAAAAATGTATTCGCTGACAGCGGAAGTGCTAACATGATCGGTATGTTGGGTAACGCCATGAACTTCTTGGCTTACCTCTTCATGGGTATCCCTGCAGGTAAGTTGCTCACCAAGATTGGTTACAAGAAGACAGCCCTCACCGGTATCGCTACCGGATTCGTAGGCGTGCTCATCCAGTTCCTTTCAGGTAAGTTCGGTGCCGACATCTCAGGCTTCGCCGTTTACCTCTTCGGTGCGTTCATCTCAGGTTTTGCTGTTTGTATTTTGAATACTGTTGTAAACCCAATGTTGAACCTCATCGGTGGTGGTGGTAACCGCGGTAACCAGTTGAACCTCATCGGTGGTACATTGAACAGTTTATCCGGAACTTTAACCCCAATGCTCGTAGGTGCCCTTATCGGTACTGTTACTGCTAACACCAAAATGGTAGATGTGAACCTCGTGCTTTACATTGCCCTTGCCGTATTCGCAGCAGCATTCGTTATCTTGAACTTCATCCCTATCCAGGATCCAGAGATGGGTAAGACTACAGACAAGACTGTATTCGAGCATTCACCATGGGCTTTCCGCCACTTCAACCTCGGCGTTATCGCAATCTTCGTTTATGTAGGTGTTGAGGTAGGTATTCCTGGAACATTGAACTTCTACATTTCTGATACAACAGCAAATGGTGGTGGTTTCATCAATGGTACAGCTTTGGCAAATGCAGCAGCTATCGGTGGTTTCGTTGCAGGTACATACTGGCTTCTGATGCTGGTTGGTCGTCTTTGCTCCAGTTTTATTGCTGACAAGGTATCTAGCCGCATGATGATGATGATTGCCAATGGTGCAGGTATGATCTTTATCGTCCTCGCCGTACTTCTCGGCAAGTCAACAACAGTAGAAATGCCTGTATTTACAGGTACATCATTCCAGATGGTAACAGTGCCTATCGCTGCCATGTTCCTGGTACTCTGCGGTCTCTGCACTTCTATCATGTGGTCTTCTATCTTCAACCTTGCTACCGAGGGTCTTGGCAAGTATACAGCCCAGGCTTCAGGTATCTTCATGATGATGGTAGTAGGTGGCGGATTGATGCCATTGGTACAGAACTTCATCGCAGACAACGCTGGCTATATGGCTAGTTACATTGTGCCTCTCATCTGTATGGCATACATGTTCTTCTATGCTGTAGCTGGTTGCAAGAACATCAACAAGGATATTCCTGTTGATTAA
- the araA gene encoding L-arabinose isomerase, translating to MIKAFENLEVWFVTGAQLLYGGETVKIVDGHSKDMVDGLNNSGIIPIKVVYKGTANSSAEVEAVMKAANNDEKCVGIITWMHTFSPAKMWIKGLQALEKPLLHFHTQYNAELPWDSIDMDFMNLNQSAHGDIEFGHICTRMRIPRKVVVGYWKSEEAQKQIATWARVAAGVADAHNVRCLMFGMNMNNVAVTDGDRVEFEQRLGYHVDYYPVSSLMEYYKKVTDAEADALVEEYKKEYTIKIDESGEEVYWEKVKNAAKAEIALRRVLKDENAVAFTTNFDDLGDADINDPNFCGFDQIPGLASQRLMAEGYGFGAEGDWKTACLYRTLWVMNQGLEKGCSFLEDYTLNFAADRTSSLQSHMLEVCPLIATDKPKLEVHFLGIGIRKQQTARLVFTSKTGKGVKATVVDLGNRFRLIASEVECIEPKAMPKLPVASALWVPQPTFEIGAGAWILAGGTHHSAFSYDITAEYWEDFCEILGIEFVNIDKNTTISSFKQQLRNNEIYYMLNKALR from the coding sequence ATGATTAAAGCATTTGAAAATTTAGAGGTATGGTTTGTAACTGGTGCACAGCTTCTTTACGGAGGCGAAACAGTTAAGATAGTTGATGGTCACTCAAAGGACATGGTAGATGGTCTGAACAATAGTGGCATCATCCCAATCAAGGTAGTTTACAAGGGTACAGCTAACTCTTCTGCAGAAGTAGAGGCTGTCATGAAGGCTGCCAACAACGACGAGAAGTGTGTAGGTATCATCACATGGATGCACACCTTCTCTCCAGCTAAGATGTGGATCAAGGGCTTGCAGGCTCTCGAGAAGCCTCTCCTCCACTTCCACACTCAGTACAATGCAGAACTCCCTTGGGATTCTATCGATATGGATTTCATGAACCTCAACCAGTCAGCCCACGGCGACATCGAGTTCGGTCACATCTGCACCCGTATGCGCATCCCTAGAAAGGTAGTTGTAGGTTACTGGAAGAGCGAAGAGGCTCAGAAGCAGATTGCAACATGGGCTCGCGTAGCTGCAGGTGTTGCTGATGCTCACAACGTACGCTGCTTGATGTTCGGTATGAACATGAACAACGTTGCCGTAACAGATGGCGACCGCGTAGAGTTCGAACAACGCTTGGGTTACCATGTAGATTACTACCCAGTATCTTCACTCATGGAGTACTACAAGAAGGTAACTGATGCAGAGGCTGATGCTCTCGTTGAGGAGTACAAGAAGGAGTACACCATCAAGATCGATGAGTCTGGCGAGGAAGTATATTGGGAGAAAGTGAAGAACGCAGCTAAGGCTGAGATCGCTCTCCGTCGCGTATTGAAGGATGAGAACGCAGTAGCATTCACAACCAACTTCGATGACCTCGGCGATGCTGACATCAACGATCCAAACTTCTGCGGTTTCGACCAGATTCCTGGTTTGGCTTCACAGCGCCTGATGGCAGAGGGTTATGGTTTCGGTGCTGAGGGTGACTGGAAGACAGCTTGCCTCTACCGCACACTCTGGGTAATGAACCAGGGCTTGGAGAAGGGTTGCTCATTCCTCGAGGACTACACACTCAACTTCGCTGCCGACCGCACATCTAGCCTCCAGAGCCACATGCTCGAGGTTTGCCCATTGATCGCTACAGACAAGCCAAAGCTCGAGGTTCACTTCCTCGGCATCGGTATCCGCAAGCAGCAGACTGCCCGTTTGGTATTCACATCTAAGACAGGTAAGGGTGTTAAGGCAACTGTAGTTGACCTCGGCAACCGTTTCCGTCTCATCGCAAGTGAGGTAGAGTGCATCGAGCCAAAGGCAATGCCTAAGCTCCCTGTAGCTTCAGCTCTCTGGGTTCCACAGCCAACCTTCGAGATTGGTGCAGGTGCTTGGATCCTCGCTGGTGGTACTCACCACAGTGCATTCTCTTACGATATCACTGCTGAGTACTGGGAAGACTTCTGCGAGATTCTCGGTATTGAGTTCGTCAACATCGACAAGAACACAACTATCAGCAGCTTCAAGCAGCAGCTCCGCAACAACGAGATTTATTACATGCTCAACAAGGCATTGCGATAA